TTTCCGAATCGGTAGCTTCAAAAAACAATTTATTTTGAGAAAGGGTCAAGGTGCTCGATTTGAGCCCTGTTGTTTCAAAATTGGTAAGCCGTTGTATTTGCCCAAAGCAAAAAGCAGTCACCAGTAAAAATAAGGGAAGGGTTAATTTTTTCATAGTTATTGATTTTCAATAACTTAAAGTATATCAATCCTTCATACCGGACGTCTCAAAAAAGGGTTGTAATTGTTGCCCTACGGTCTTAGGTAGGAAAATTTGTATCGTTTAGGGGTTTTATCTGTCCATATCCCCTTCTAAAGGCTTATTTTTTTGTCCCGATCAGCGTTTAATGTACCGTCGGCGAGTTTTAACTCTACCATTTGCAGTGCACTGGTTCGATTTTCGAGAGGCTGTTCATAAATAGGTTTGCCATCATATTCCCGTTTGTATTCCACATGATAGAATAAGAAAGCGCGACTATCCTTTACAAGTACGCTGCCATGTCTCGCGCGGGCAGTATCCATTTTTCCTTTACCCGGTTTTTTAAGGATATGCCCCTGAAATTCCCACCTTGAGGCATCTTTGCTATGATACACGGCAAAGCCCTGGTGTGGGTCGGTTATAAGCCAATAACTGCCCTTCCACCGAAATATATACGGTGCTTCTTCATAACCAATTCCCGTTACTTGGGTATGGTAAACATCGCCCAGGGGTTGATCGATGGTTTTCCAGTTTTTAAAATCTTTTGTGGTCTGGTGTATGAGCGTATAATCCTGATTCCGGTACTTTGCACTCTTGGCCATAAACCACAGATGGGCCGTATCCCCTACCCAATAGGTTGATGCATCCAAAGTGCTAAGTGTGTCAGCATGCATGACCTTCCTTTTCTTCCAGCCCGTTACGGGACTGTTCAGGGAGGTGGTGTAATGCACAATGGAACCTCGCCCTCCCCATGGCCCTTTAACCGTAAGCGTATCAGGTTTAAAGGTGGCGAACATATGCAAACTGTCCTTGGTAGTTATAATTGCCGGTGCCCAAAAGGTAGCTTTGGCATCTTTGGAATCATGCGCTCCATCAAATTGACAGTACCCTTCAAATCTCCAATTTGCCAAGTCCTTGGATGAAGCAACACCTATAGGGGTCTGTAAAAACGTATTCTGTTTACCTGAGCGCCGAGCAGTATAGTAAATAAAATAGGTGTCGGAAGAGGGATCGAATACAATCTCAGGGTCACACGAACCTTGATAGTTGGGGTCTATATAAATCGGTTTAGGGACCTCCTCCCCTTTTTTTTGGGAACATGCCAAAAACACCAAAGAAAGGGATATGATAACAATGTTATGCTTCATGATTTTGCTTCTTGACACCCCACATTTTCCCCTTTTTTAGGGAACAGCCCTTGATATCCGTAATATCCCGTATTAATAAGGGTAGAACGAATGTAGAATTGATTTAACTTGGGGTGGTTTTCCAGTAACAATAACTCTTTTTCAATGGGCTTTGCCTTATTTCCAAGATTTTGAAGCACAGAAAAAGCCGTAAAATGATTGTTTTTCACCTCTAGCAGAATATAGTTAAGGGCGTCTTGGTCATTGTTATGTTTCACCAAAAGTTCAGCAGCAAGAAGCCTGGATTCGATTTCCTCATCACTATTTTTGAAAATCGAAGTGATTTCCACGATTGGTGGTTGGGGCAAACGTCCGTGTTCAAAAAGTTGCAATATGCCCAAAACGCCCCAATAACGTAAAGCCGCATCCCCATTTTCCATCAATTCCATCAATTTTGGCAGATCGATTTGTGTTGCGGTGCTGGCCAAAGCCGCCGCATCAATTACGGCCGCCACGTCTTGATCGGTATTTCTGACATAGTTATAAAAGGGGATGCTATCCTCTTTTCTACGCATTGACCACGGATACAGTCCCAAATCCCTTTTCGACTTCATAAAATGAAGCAAATTTGCTTTCATACGGCCTATTTTTTCCTGGTGCTCCGGGGCATCAATAAGATTTTTCACTTCGTAAGGGTCATTTTCAGTGTCATAAAACTCAAATGGTTGCATAGGTTTCCAGAATACACTCTGTAGCGAATCCGTATCCCCTTCCAAATAGGCCATGTCCCAAGCCTGGTAGGATGGCATTTGCCATTGATAGGACTGTCGTGTTCCGTTTGGGTAAGCCG
The sequence above is a segment of the Muricauda sp. SCSIO 64092 genome. Coding sequences within it:
- a CDS encoding family 43 glycosylhydrolase, giving the protein MKHNIVIISLSLVFLACSQKKGEEVPKPIYIDPNYQGSCDPEIVFDPSSDTYFIYYTARRSGKQNTFLQTPIGVASSKDLANWRFEGYCQFDGAHDSKDAKATFWAPAIITTKDSLHMFATFKPDTLTVKGPWGGRGSIVHYTTSLNSPVTGWKKRKVMHADTLSTLDASTYWVGDTAHLWFMAKSAKYRNQDYTLIHQTTKDFKNWKTIDQPLGDVYHTQVTGIGYEEAPYIFRWKGSYWLITDPHQGFAVYHSKDASRWEFQGHILKKPGKGKMDTARARHGSVLVKDSRAFLFYHVEYKREYDGKPIYEQPLENRTSALQMVELKLADGTLNADRDKKISL